The Populus alba chromosome 6, ASM523922v2, whole genome shotgun sequence genome contains a region encoding:
- the LOC118032572 gene encoding umecyanin yields MAIRMDRIVFLIIAVALLEGATSGKNYKVGDAVGWSIPQNKSYYESWAGDQKFEVGDSLEFNWTGTHDVLKVTTKTDYDACVKTNGTPNITSPVTFNLTANGTFYYICTIGSHCELGQKVTIVVGNGSSSSPPISAVLSTITIVAASLVHLCSFLLY; encoded by the exons ATGGCTATTAGGATGGACAGGATCGTGTTCTTGATCATTGCTGTGGCTTTACTAGAGGGAGCAACCTcaggaaaaaattacaaagttggAGATGCTGTTGGTTGGAGCATTCCTCAAAATAAATCTTACTATGAGAGCTGGGCTGGTGATCAGAAATTTGAGGTTGGAGATTCATTAG AATTCAACTGGACAGGCACACATGATGTCTTGAAGGTAACCACAAAGACCGACTACGATGCCTGTGTTAAAACAAATGGAACACCTAACATCACCAGTCCTGTAACCTTTAATTTAACAGCAAATGGAACATTTTACTATATTTGCACCATTGGATCACACTGTGAATTGGGTCAGAAGGTTACCATTGTTGTTGGAAATGGAAGCTCAAGCTCTCCTCCAATATCTGCAGTTCTATCCACCATCACCATTGTTGCTGCCAGTCTAGTTCATCTTTGTTCTTTCTTGTTGTACTAA